Below is a window of Poecilia reticulata strain Guanapo unplaced genomic scaffold, Guppy_female_1.0+MT scaffold_629, whole genome shotgun sequence DNA.
NNNNNNNNNNNNNNNNNNNNNNNNNNNNNNNNNNNNNNNNNNNNNNNNNNNNNNNNNNNNNNNNNNNNNNNNNNNNNNNNNNNNNNNNNNNNNNNNNNNNNNNNNNNNNNNNNNNNNNNNNNNNNNNNNNNNNNNNNNNNNNNNNNNNNNNNNNNNNNNNNNNNNNNNNNNNNNNNNNNNNNNNNNNNNNNNNNNNNNNNNNNNNNNNNNNNNNNNNNNNNNNNNNNNNNNNNNNNNNNNNNNNNNNNNNNNNNNNNNNNNNNNNNNNNNNNNNNNNNNNNNNNNNNNNNNNNNNNNNNNNNNNNNNNNNNNNNNNNNNNNNNNNNNNNNNNNNNNNNNNNNNNNNNNNNNNNNNNNNNNNNNNNNNNNNNNNNNNNNNNNNNNNNNNNNNNNNNNNNNNATGACTAATGTTTCCTGAACAAtaaatttagtcatttttaaagcagcatttcTCTACGGgtgaggattagggccactgaaaagaATCTTCTCACAATTGACTTTAATGTcagagctcttttttttttcattcaaattttgactcgttttctcaaaaaaagtacaaattctCAGAACTCTGACTTTCACCccagaattctttttttctcagaattcttacatttttctcagaattcttacatttttctcagaattcttacatttttctcagaattcttacgttgttttccttctgaattctgactttaatctcaaaatttggacattttttgtcagaatatgacttttgatctcagaagtttaaaatctgaattctgtGAAGAAAAGTTTTTAGTGGTCCTAGTCCTCTTCCAGATCCGTCTTTCGGATGTTTAAMCTCGGTCTCTCAGTTTGAAGGCGATGCCAGAATGTCGTACTCCGCCAGAAGCACGAAGCTGTTCTCTCTGATTTTTCTAACTCTGACCAAATCGCCGCACTCCTGGAGGTGAACCAGCCCTTGCTCCCCTCTCCCGTACTCTCGCTCGCGGTCGTTCAGCGTCACCTCAGTCCGCCTGCCGCAGGCCTGCCGGTAGACGTACCGCAGCCCGACCACCAGCACCATGCCCAACCCGGCTGAACAGCCCAGCAGCATGCCCAGCTCCCAGGCTCTGTGTCTGGGGACAATGTCCGGATACTTTCCTTCTTTGTCCGGAGCGTCAGCGGGATCTGAGGGATGCTTCGGTTTGGTATCCGTGTTTTGAATGTCTGGGTTGATCTCTTGGTCGTGATTTGGTCTGAGGTTGGGATAAGGTTTGGGGTTTGGATGGACGACCTTTCTGTGTGCCGGTGAGGTGAATCGAGTCTCAGAGTTTGGGGTTTTATGAGACGCTGATGTTGGTTCTGGTTTAGGGGAGGTGATGGGTGAAATAAAAGATGATGAACTAACTCTTAAAGATGGCGAGGTAACTGAGAAAGAGGGAGTAGAAGAAGAGAAAGTTGGGGAGATTGAAGTAGGGGAAGAAGGCATTGTTGGATAGTTGGAGGCACTGAAGGAAGAAATGgtgggagaggaagaggaggttgGCGGAGTGGTGGTCTGGTATTCAGCAGAGGTTAAATGGTGAGGTAYDGAGATTGGGGAAGGTGATGCTGGTACTGAACGATTTGGGGTTGTAGGTTCGATCTGAGATGGGAGAGAAGGGGAATGAATGGAAGATGCTGATGTGAAGTTTTCACTGCGGCGACTAGCAGTAGATCTGCTTAAGGAATTAGACACTGAAAAAGAAGACGAAGTGTTTGAAGTGACAAAACCAACAACCGGKGCCGTGGTTTTGGTATTTCCTTCAGACGTAGGATCATTTCCTCCTGAGGAGACTGTGACTGGTTGAGGAGTTACAGTGGGTTGGGATAACACTCTCTTTGTTTGGGACAGTGGTTGGGAAAAAGGTCTAAAAGACTCTGTTGATGAGTCAAATTGGGAATTTTCTCCTTGGAGTGAAATAGGCTGAGTTTGAGGAAGAGTTTGATGAAAGTTAGGGATTGTTTTTTTAGGTgaactggtttgttttggagtaCTTTTGGGTCCTACAGYGGTTTGACTTGMATCAGTTTTAAGATCTGCAGCCATTTGAAACCTGGAAGAGTTGAACGAAGACCTTTGGGAGGACGGAGTTACTTCTGTCTTCCCTACCCTCGTATGGGAATTAGACGGGACATTGCCACCCTGTTTCTCTGAGCTACTTGAGGTCTCAGACTTTCTTGATTGGTTTTTGTTTGGGTCTGTCAAAGTGTGGCTTACARRGGTTTGTGTACTGAGAAAGGTTTGCACTGTTGGACCTCGGGTTGGTATTGCAGTAAACGTYTTGTAAcgttttcctccaggattgtttttcagttttagctcCTGTRATTTTATCTGGAGATCGTTGCTCTTTGTCCATGTGTCCGTTTGTAAGGGGTTACGAGRGTTTGATGTGGAAAATGAAGCCAGTGGAAACTGTGTTGTAGTAACKGTATRTRTAGTATCAGGAGGTGATGATGGTAAAGGAAAGACAGTTGTTGTGTAAGAAAACGGTTCAGTTGTTATYCCCTTCRTCACGCCTGCGAGKAATCCAGGAGACTCATTGGTGGTACTTTGAGGAGATCCTGAAGTCAAAGTCTTCCTTGCAGCCACTGTTTGAGTTGTCAAAGTCAAAGAGCTGTTTGTTCCTAAGGTTGCGTGAKCATCTTCGGTTTGTAGTTTCAAAAATTTCAGAATCTTAGTTGCATTTTTTATATTGGATGGGCGTCCAGAGAAAGAGGCAAGAGTAGCTTTTCTGTTAGCTTTAAGCGCAAGGAGGGAAAAaggacaaagacaaataaatgacatttcaCAACACCTTTTATTTGCTTAACTTTCATTTTTCACCGTGTTTAGCYAATAATGAGCACAGAATGCYGACCTGTCTGGGCAGTAACCGTGTCTTGCACAGGTAAAATTGTGCTTTCTCCGTCCGCCATTTTGGTTTTACTGCGTCTCCAAGCACTGGGACTCCGATCACGCACCACTGTAGACTCAACACCAGTCCAGTACACGAAGTAGGATTGAACCACAGTTATACTGGCGTACAGATTAAAAGACAAATgtggcaaaataaacatttattgtagTTTCCTAAATAGCTACAATAAAGGGGTTAGAGATCAAGYAATGGCAGCTTACTGGAAGCGTATGTCTCCCTTTGGCGTGTCAGGAGCTCTCCACACAAACGACAGGTTCCTCTTTAGCTGTTTGTCCGAGTGTGTGACCGTGTCACCTTCAAACAGGCAGCGTAAGTTGTGGGTACCTGGTGGAGATCGGATCCAGAACCCACCCACCAGAAGTGGACCGAGTCTCTCTGTCCTGACACCAGGACCTTCTGCAAAMYCATTCCTTTCCCCACCAACACTGCGGGCCTGGAGCAGGAAACCCATGAAGTCTCTGGAGCTTCGTACAGTCACTGAGCGCCGAGAGCAATTAATGGGCATAACAGAGGGAATGGGAGTTTCATTTAAAGTTAACTACACAGAATTTAATAGAAGACTGGCTGGTTGCTAGCCAGGCTCTTGAAAGGTGTCATAGTTGTTAGCTTCCCTCTGTTTAATTGCCTGTTAGCCGTTACCGTTATAATTTTAGCWTTTAGGTAAAATCTACTAAATGATAGTTGTGCCATTAGATGGAYTTTAGTAGCTTTTAGCAAGATTCCTGAAAGCTGCTAGACTCTGTTTGCTTATCTCTGCTATTACCTTTACCATGTCAACTTTTAGCTAAATTCTGCTAGACGTTAGCTGTGATGTTAACTGTGTTAGCTCTTAGCTGGACTCCTGAAAGCTAGCTAACAGATGGTGTTGGCTTCCCTTTGTTTGCTTGCCTGTGTTAGCTGTTAGCACTACTTTGTTAGGTGCTAGCTAAATTTGGCTAGATGCtatctctgctctgctgctagGTGGACTCTATTAGCTGTTAGCTAGACTCCTGAAAGCTGCTAGACTGTGCTAGGTGTTAGCTTCACTGTGTTCACATGCAAGCTACCATGTTAGCTACAAGCTACATCTACAATTAWATCTACATTTTGGTAGATGTAAGCTGTGCTGTTAGGTGAATACTGTTAGCATTTAGCATAACATTGTTAGTTATTTTGTCTGTGGAGTAGASAGTTAACTGTTAGCTGGACTGTGCTAGCCTCAGTTTATKGCTAGCTCCAGTCTTATCGCTAGGCTAATTGTAAACAGTTAAATGTTAGCAGACTATTAATTTTAKGTAAACTCTGAGATATTGTTAGCTTGCCTGTCCCtacttttcagaaacaaactaCTTTAAATACCTGAGTTATTTGTTACCTGTTATTAGCTGCCCAGGCAGGTATGMGGATGATGAGGTTTGTAGGGTGATGAAGCTGTGCTTCGGGTCCTGGGGATGAGCGCGGATGTGTCCAGGAATCATctccagacaggaagtgagactCGCTCCGTGGGAGAAACATAGGATGGGCGAAGCCATGGAGCACAACACCACAGCTCCGCCCCAAAGAAGGAGGTTGGATGACATCATTAAACCTGCATAATTACTGCCATTAGAAACTAAACCAGTAGtttctggtttagtttctaaaccagaaactaaaccagTAAGAGTAGAACTGGTAAACTACATTGAGGGGTTTTCTCTGTTCACCTAATCCTAACACttgcatttgatttatttatgtcacaataaaaagtaaattaataaaattttaaatgagttaaatttcaaacaaataacaaaatttaataagttaaataaaaaaataaagctttgatttttccatctcttctaaatataaatgattaaGTAGCAGGACGGGATCATGAATGAGGAGCGTCCTCACCTCACAGCGCGTCTCGCCTCCAGCTCTGCTGTCTGCTGCTGGACTGAGGGTTTTATCTGATCTGGGAGTAAAGAGGAGGACTTCAGGATTTCACAGGATC
It encodes the following:
- the reeld1 gene encoding mucin-5AC isoform X1, yielding MMSSNLLLWGGAVVLCSMASPILCFSHGASLTSCLEMIPGHIRAHPQDPKHSFITLQTSSSXYLPGQLITVTVRSSRDFMGFLLQARSVGGERNXFAEGPGVRTERLGPLLVGGFWIRSPPGTHNLRCLFEGDTVTHSDKQLKRNLSFVWRAPDTPKGDIRFHITVVQSYFVYWTGVESTVVRDRSPSAWRRSKTKMADGESTILPVQDTVTAQTANRKATLASFSGRPSNIKNATKILKFLKLQTEDXHATLGTNSSLTLTTQTVAARKTLTSGSPQSTTNESPGXLAGVXKGITTEPFSYTTTVFPLPSSPPDTXXTVTTTQFPLASFSTSNXRNPLQTDTWTKSNDLQIKXQELKLKNNPGGKRYKTFTAIPTRGPTVQTFLSTQTXVSHTLTDPNKNQSRKSETSSSSEKQGGNVPSNSHTRVGKTEVTPSSQRSSFNSSRFQMAADLKTDXSQTXVGPKSTPKQTSSPKKTIPNFHQTLPQTQPISLQGENSQFDSSTESFRPFSQPLSQTKRVLSQPTVTPQPVTVSSGGNDPTSEGNTKTTAPVVGFVTSNTSSSFSVSNSLSRSTASRRSENFTSASSIHSPSLPSQIEPTTPNRSVPASPSPISXPHHLTSAEYQTTTPPTSSSSPTISSFSASNYPTMPSSPTSISPTFSSSTPSFSVTSPSLRVSSSSFISPITSPKPEPTSASHKTPNSETRFTSPAHRKVVHPNPKPYPNLRPNHDQEINPDIQNTDTKPKHPSDPADAPDKEGKYPDIVPRHRAWELGMLLGCSAGLGMVLVVGLRYVYRQACGRRTEVTLNDREREYGRGEQGLVHLQECGDLVRVRKIRENSFVLLAEYDILASPSN
- the reeld1 gene encoding mucin-5AC isoform X2 encodes the protein MASPILCFSHGASLTSCLEMIPGHIRAHPQDPKHSFITLQTSSSXYLPGQLITVTVRSSRDFMGFLLQARSVGGERNXFAEGPGVRTERLGPLLVGGFWIRSPPGTHNLRCLFEGDTVTHSDKQLKRNLSFVWRAPDTPKGDIRFHITVVQSYFVYWTGVESTVVRDRSPSAWRRSKTKMADGESTILPVQDTVTAQTANRKATLASFSGRPSNIKNATKILKFLKLQTEDXHATLGTNSSLTLTTQTVAARKTLTSGSPQSTTNESPGXLAGVXKGITTEPFSYTTTVFPLPSSPPDTXXTVTTTQFPLASFSTSNXRNPLQTDTWTKSNDLQIKXQELKLKNNPGGKRYKTFTAIPTRGPTVQTFLSTQTXVSHTLTDPNKNQSRKSETSSSSEKQGGNVPSNSHTRVGKTEVTPSSQRSSFNSSRFQMAADLKTDXSQTXVGPKSTPKQTSSPKKTIPNFHQTLPQTQPISLQGENSQFDSSTESFRPFSQPLSQTKRVLSQPTVTPQPVTVSSGGNDPTSEGNTKTTAPVVGFVTSNTSSSFSVSNSLSRSTASRRSENFTSASSIHSPSLPSQIEPTTPNRSVPASPSPISXPHHLTSAEYQTTTPPTSSSSPTISSFSASNYPTMPSSPTSISPTFSSSTPSFSVTSPSLRVSSSSFISPITSPKPEPTSASHKTPNSETRFTSPAHRKVVHPNPKPYPNLRPNHDQEINPDIQNTDTKPKHPSDPADAPDKEGKYPDIVPRHRAWELGMLLGCSAGLGMVLVVGLRYVYRQACGRRTEVTLNDREREYGRGEQGLVHLQECGDLVRVRKIRENSFVLLAEYDILASPSN